CCGCGGTGCTTGCCCATAAAACGCCGGCAGAGATCGCCATGCTGAAGGTCGAGGTCGCGCTGGGCATCTTCATCGGCGCCGTGACTTTCACCGGTTCGATCGTGGCATTCGCAAAGCTTGCCGGCAGGATCGACGGCAAGCCGAAGAAACTGCCTGGCGGGCATTTTCTGAACGCCATCGCCGCCATCCTGACCCTTGCCGCAGTCATCCTCTATTGCTCGGTCGGCAACCCGGTGCTGTCGTTGCTGATCATCACCGTGCTTGCGATGTTCATCGGCTATCACCTGATCATGGGTATCGGGGGCGCCGACATGCCCGTCGTGGTATCGATGCTCAACAGTTATTCGGGCTGGGCTGCGGCGGCCATCGGCTTCACGCTCGGCAACGATCTGCTGATTGTCGTGGGTGCTCTCGTGGGCGCCTCCGGCGCGATCCTCAGCTATATCATGTGCAAGGCCATGAACCGCAACTTCCTCAGCGTCATCCTTGGCGGCTTCGGCAGCGAGGCCGGCCCGGCGATGGCGATCGAGGGCGAACAGGTGGCGATCGACGCCGATGGGGTCGCGGCGGCTTTGAAGGAAGCGGAAAAGATCATCATCGTCCCGGGCTACGGCATGGCGGTGGCGCAGGCGCAGCAGTCGGTCAGCGAGTTGACGCGCAAGCTGCGCGCCAAGGGGAATAACGTCCGCTTCGCGATCCACCCGGTCGCGGGCCGTCTGCCGGGCCACATGAACGTGCTTCTGGCCGAAGCCAAGGTACCCTACGACATCGTTCTGGAGATGGACGAGATCAACGAGGAATTTCCCTCCACCGATGTGGTGATCATCATCGGCTCGAACGACATCGTCAACCCCGCAGCGCAAGAGGATCCGAACAGCCCGATTGCCGGAATGCCAGTGCTGGAAGTCTGGAAGGCCAAACAGGTCTTCGTCAGCAAACGCGGACAGGGCACCGGCTATTCTGGAATAGAGAACCCGCTTTTTTACAAGGAAAACACCAGGATGTTTTATGGCGATGCCAAGAAATCGATCGACGCCCTATTGCCGATGATAGACTGATCTCCGGCACCGCCACGATGGATTTGTCCATCCGCTCCGCGCGGATGGACCCTCGCATTTTTAATGGAGCGTGGAATGAACAGATATACCGAACACCTTGAGCCCGCGATGGCGATTGATTGAGCCTCGCTCAGCCCGCAGAAGGAAGTCGTCCGCACATTCTACAAGGACATGTGGGATCACGCTGACATCTCGCTGATCCCGGAAATTTTTCATAAGGATTTTACGTTCAGAGGATCGCTCGGCCCAGCTCTCGTCGGACACGATCAGTTTGCAGATTACG
This genomic stretch from Rhizobium sp. CB3090 harbors:
- a CDS encoding NAD(P)(+) transhydrogenase (Re/Si-specific) subunit beta encodes the protein MEFGVSTAAYVVAAVLFILSLGGLSGQESAKRAVWYGIIAMALAVAATLFGPGAGNWRLSLVMLLVGGAAGWFVAKRVRMTEMPQLVAAMHSLVGLAAVLIGFNAELELGRVIAARAADAAAEFHGFAAVLAHKTPAEIAMLKVEVALGIFIGAVTFTGSIVAFAKLAGRIDGKPKKLPGGHFLNAIAAILTLAAVILYCSVGNPVLSLLIITVLAMFIGYHLIMGIGGADMPVVVSMLNSYSGWAAAAIGFTLGNDLLIVVGALVGASGAILSYIMCKAMNRNFLSVILGGFGSEAGPAMAIEGEQVAIDADGVAAALKEAEKIIIVPGYGMAVAQAQQSVSELTRKLRAKGNNVRFAIHPVAGRLPGHMNVLLAEAKVPYDIVLEMDEINEEFPSTDVVIIIGSNDIVNPAAQEDPNSPIAGMPVLEVWKAKQVFVSKRGQGTGYSGIENPLFYKENTRMFYGDAKKSIDALLPMID